One genomic segment of Novosphingobium sp. RL4 includes these proteins:
- a CDS encoding LLM class flavin-dependent oxidoreductase has protein sequence MSKRQLKLGFILHGVGPGWDDWRHPDAQVDASTSLSFYTRQAQVAERGKFDYLFVADSVSINARSSPHYLNRFEPLTILSAVAAVTEHIGLVGTATVSYTEAYNLARQFASLDHISGGRAGWNVVTSWLEGSAANFGRDKHLDHDVRYRLAEEYLDVVKGLWDSWEDGALVRDKASGQFLDPGKLHELGHKGEFLSVKGPLNISRSPQGQPVIFQAGSSEDGRNFAARHAEAIFTHQEDLAEGQAFYADVKARARGFGRDPDQLLVLPGGRPIVGSTEEEAERLHRELADLVSLENALRALGRSFNDHNFSLYDPDGPFPQHVAEEGRRSNQSASEKVLKEAERGLTLGEIALRVATPRSHFTGTPEQVADRFQLWLEQRGSDGFNLFESLPGQLEVFVDHVVPILQARGIYKQDYPGNTLRETLGVDVPVNRNTAARLRRTAA, from the coding sequence ATGAGCAAACGCCAACTAAAACTCGGTTTCATCCTGCACGGCGTCGGCCCCGGCTGGGACGACTGGCGCCACCCGGACGCCCAGGTCGATGCCAGCACCAGCCTTTCGTTCTACACCCGGCAGGCGCAGGTCGCCGAGCGCGGCAAGTTCGATTACCTGTTCGTGGCCGACAGCGTTTCGATCAATGCGCGCTCCTCGCCGCACTATCTCAACCGCTTCGAGCCGCTGACGATCCTCTCCGCCGTCGCCGCCGTGACCGAGCATATCGGCCTCGTCGGCACGGCGACGGTCAGCTATACCGAAGCCTACAACCTTGCCCGCCAGTTCGCCTCGCTCGATCATATCAGCGGCGGCCGGGCCGGGTGGAACGTCGTTACCTCGTGGCTGGAAGGCAGCGCCGCCAACTTTGGCCGGGACAAGCACCTCGACCATGACGTGCGCTACCGGCTGGCCGAGGAATACCTCGATGTCGTGAAAGGGCTCTGGGATAGCTGGGAGGACGGCGCCCTTGTCCGCGACAAGGCCAGCGGGCAGTTCCTCGATCCCGGCAAGCTGCACGAACTGGGCCACAAGGGCGAATTCCTGTCGGTCAAGGGCCCGCTCAACATCTCGCGTTCGCCGCAGGGGCAGCCGGTGATCTTCCAGGCGGGGTCCTCGGAAGACGGCCGCAACTTCGCCGCGCGCCATGCCGAGGCGATCTTCACCCATCAGGAAGACCTTGCCGAGGGGCAGGCCTTCTATGCCGACGTCAAGGCGCGGGCGCGCGGTTTCGGGCGCGATCCCGACCAGCTTCTGGTGCTTCCCGGCGGGCGCCCGATCGTGGGTTCGACCGAGGAGGAAGCCGAGCGTCTTCACCGCGAACTGGCCGATCTCGTCAGTCTGGAGAACGCATTGCGGGCGCTTGGCCGTTCGTTCAACGATCACAATTTCAGCCTCTACGATCCCGATGGCCCGTTCCCGCAGCACGTCGCCGAAGAGGGGCGCCGCAGCAACCAGAGCGCGTCCGAGAAGGTACTGAAAGAGGCAGAGCGCGGGTTGACCCTTGGCGAGATCGCCCTGCGCGTGGCCACGCCGCGCAGCCACTTCACAGGTACGCCCGAACAGGTCGCCGACCGCTTCCAGCTCTGGCTGGAGCAGCGCGGATCGGATGGTTTCAACCTGTTCGAATCCCTGCCCGGGCAGCTTGAGGTCTTTGTCGACCATGTCGTGCCGATCCTTCAGGCGCGCGGGATCTACAAGCAGGACTACCCCGGCAACACCCTTCGCGAAACGCTGGGGGTGGACGTTCCCGTCAATCGCAACACCGCCGCGCGGCTGCGCCGTACGGCGGCCTGA
- a CDS encoding LLM class flavin-dependent oxidoreductase, giving the protein MTVKFIGYIGFNDTSEIHAGSRSRVLDRDYVDAAARAQEAGGFDRVLIPFGSSSPESQIVAAHAAAITTRLGFLVAHRPGFTQPTLAARQLATLDQLSGGRVAVHIITGGADDEMARDGDVHTLKAERYLRSDEYLGVLKREWAETAPFDHSGRFYEVRGGFSAVKPDNLPVFFGGSSPEAIEVAGRHADVYALWGETLEQVGEAVRTVRHAAARHGRSPGFSLSLRPVIADTEEAAWKKADEITEKVRANREAAGLPTSGHRPPNAGSLRLLETAQTQRRDTRLWTGVAALTGAAGNSTGLVGTPEQVADALLEYYDIGIDHFLIRGFEPLADAIDYGRDLIPLVRAKVAAREGTDKVALAS; this is encoded by the coding sequence ATGACCGTCAAGTTCATCGGCTATATCGGCTTCAACGACACCTCCGAAATCCACGCCGGATCGCGTTCTCGCGTGCTTGACCGCGACTATGTGGATGCCGCTGCCCGCGCGCAGGAAGCGGGCGGGTTCGACCGGGTGCTGATCCCGTTCGGCTCCAGTTCGCCGGAAAGCCAGATCGTTGCCGCCCATGCCGCCGCGATCACCACGCGCCTCGGTTTCCTCGTCGCGCACCGCCCCGGTTTCACGCAGCCGACGCTGGCGGCGCGCCAGCTTGCGACGCTGGACCAGCTTTCGGGCGGCCGCGTCGCCGTGCACATCATCACCGGCGGCGCCGATGACGAGATGGCGCGCGACGGCGACGTTCACACCCTCAAGGCCGAACGCTACTTGCGCAGCGACGAGTATCTCGGCGTGCTCAAGCGCGAATGGGCGGAAACCGCGCCCTTCGATCATTCCGGGCGTTTCTACGAAGTGCGCGGCGGCTTCAGCGCCGTGAAGCCGGACAACCTGCCGGTGTTCTTCGGCGGCTCCTCGCCCGAGGCGATCGAGGTGGCGGGCCGCCATGCCGATGTCTACGCGCTCTGGGGCGAGACGCTGGAGCAAGTGGGTGAGGCTGTTCGCACCGTCCGCCACGCGGCCGCCCGGCATGGCCGCAGTCCCGGTTTCTCGCTCTCGCTGCGGCCGGTCATTGCCGATACCGAGGAAGCGGCGTGGAAGAAGGCTGACGAGATCACCGAAAAGGTCCGCGCCAACCGCGAGGCGGCAGGTCTTCCCACCAGCGGCCATCGTCCGCCCAATGCCGGATCGCTGCGCCTGCTGGAAACGGCGCAGACCCAGCGCCGCGATACCCGCCTGTGGACCGGCGTGGCCGCGCTTACCGGGGCGGCGGGCAACAGCACCGGCCTTGTCGGCACGCCCGAACAGGTCGCCGATGCGCTGCTCGAATATTACGACATCGGCATCGATCACTTCCTGATCCGGGGATTCGAACCGCTGGCCGACGCCATCGATTATGGCCGCGACCTGATCCCGCTGGTCCGCGCCAAAGTCGCCGCCCGCGAAGGCACGGACAAAGTGGCGCTGGCAAGCTGA
- a CDS encoding rhodanese-like domain-containing protein produces MSVYPAEVRSALLARREIALIDVRQEALFALGHPLFAAQIPLQRIALEAPWRIPRKDTQIVVYDDGEGLAEPALHQFRALGFTHVDVLEGGLAGWRAAGYELFEDVNSYSKAFGELVEHRRHTPSLPAPDVLALIEEKADIAILDARRFDEYATMSIPGGRSVPGAELVLRAPVAAPDPDTTIIVNCAGRTRSIIGTQSLINAGLPNRIFALRNGTIGWTLAGQKLETGRQESVDKGADGEIDVARERARDVAYRAGVRRIDSADLRALLAENDRTLYRFDVRQPADFAAGHPAGFRNAPGGQLVQETDHFAPVRGARIVLADDLGSRADMTASWLAQLGWDVSVLADAFDGPLETGEDGAPAPRGPHGRYKRPYEGTDNREAAMQAYLDWEYGLVAQLERDGTHGFFVI; encoded by the coding sequence ATGAGCGTGTACCCCGCCGAAGTTCGAAGTGCCCTGCTGGCCCGCCGTGAAATCGCGCTGATAGACGTGCGGCAGGAAGCGCTTTTCGCGCTCGGCCATCCGCTGTTCGCGGCGCAGATCCCGCTTCAGCGCATCGCACTGGAAGCGCCCTGGCGCATCCCGCGCAAGGATACGCAGATCGTGGTCTACGATGACGGCGAGGGGCTGGCCGAACCGGCGCTGCACCAGTTCCGCGCGCTTGGCTTTACGCATGTCGATGTGCTGGAAGGCGGCCTCGCGGGGTGGCGGGCCGCAGGGTACGAGCTGTTCGAGGACGTGAACAGCTACTCCAAGGCTTTCGGCGAACTGGTCGAGCATCGCCGCCACACGCCCTCGCTGCCGGCGCCCGATGTGCTGGCGCTGATCGAGGAAAAGGCGGATATCGCCATTCTCGACGCCCGCCGTTTCGACGAATATGCCACGATGAGCATCCCCGGCGGGCGTAGCGTTCCGGGAGCCGAACTCGTGCTGCGCGCGCCCGTCGCCGCGCCCGATCCCGATACGACGATCATCGTAAACTGCGCCGGCCGCACCCGCAGCATCATCGGCACCCAGTCGCTCATCAACGCGGGGCTGCCGAACAGGATTTTCGCGCTGCGCAACGGCACGATCGGCTGGACGCTCGCCGGGCAGAAGCTGGAGACAGGGCGTCAGGAAAGCGTCGACAAGGGCGCCGATGGCGAAATCGACGTGGCCCGCGAGCGCGCCCGCGATGTCGCCTATCGCGCCGGAGTGCGCCGGATCGACAGCGCGGATCTCAGGGCCTTGCTCGCCGAGAACGACCGCACGCTCTACCGCTTCGACGTGCGTCAGCCCGCCGATTTCGCGGCCGGGCACCCGGCGGGCTTCCGCAATGCGCCGGGCGGCCAGCTCGTGCAGGAAACCGATCATTTCGCACCGGTGCGCGGTGCCCGCATCGTATTGGCCGACGACCTCGGCTCCCGCGCGGACATGACCGCCTCCTGGCTCGCCCAGCTCGGGTGGGACGTGTCGGTCCTGGCGGATGCCTTCGACGGGCCGCTGGAGACGGGCGAGGACGGCGCTCCCGCGCCGCGCGGACCGCATGGCCGGTACAAGCGTCCTTACGAGGGCACCGACAATCGCGAGGCCGCCATGCAGGCCTACCTCGACTGGGAATATGGCCTCGTCGCCCAGTTGGAGCGCGACGGCACGCACGGCTTCTTCGTCATCTGA
- a CDS encoding cysteine dioxygenase — translation MNAPVSLVVPGQDIRPLRRFVTGLAAIIDSGAGQAAILEHGGALLGRLVSQGGWLPEEFARPHPERYQQYLLHCDSAERFSVVSFVWGPGQATPIHDHRVWGLVGVLRGAENVQNFRRRPDGSLVQQGETGQLREGEVEAIDPQVGDIHRVANAFADRISISIHVYGANIGAVERATYRDSGEERPFISGYANEVLPNLWNGVIRA, via the coding sequence ATGAACGCGCCGGTTTCCCTCGTCGTTCCGGGGCAGGATATCAGGCCGCTACGCCGTTTCGTGACCGGGCTTGCCGCGATCATCGACAGCGGGGCCGGGCAGGCGGCGATCCTGGAACATGGCGGCGCCCTGTTGGGCCGTCTCGTCTCGCAAGGCGGCTGGCTGCCCGAGGAATTCGCGCGGCCGCATCCCGAGCGTTACCAGCAATACCTGCTCCATTGCGACAGTGCGGAGCGCTTCAGCGTGGTCTCCTTCGTATGGGGGCCGGGACAGGCGACGCCGATCCACGACCACCGCGTCTGGGGGCTCGTGGGCGTGCTGCGCGGCGCGGAGAACGTGCAGAACTTCCGCCGCCGGCCGGACGGCTCGCTCGTCCAGCAGGGTGAGACCGGCCAGCTTCGCGAAGGCGAGGTGGAGGCGATCGATCCGCAGGTGGGCGATATCCACCGCGTCGCCAATGCCTTCGCGGACCGCATTTCGATCTCGATCCATGTTTACGGCGCCAACATTGGCGCAGTCGAACGCGCGACCTACCGCGACAGCGGCGAGGAGCGCCCCTTCATCTCGGGCTATGCGAACGAGGTCCTGCCCAACCTCTGGAATGGAGTGATCCGGGCATGA
- a CDS encoding ABC transporter ATP-binding protein yields MDARPNGYSRVAPPQFPAPPVGPAPVVRLRDFTRRFGDNTIISGLDLDIAPGEFVTLLGRSGSGKTTLLRTLAGLDPTPGQDVIVPDSRAVVFQDARLLPWKKVWRNVALGLRQGDVRQQAEDALREVGLGHRLDAWPLTLSGGEAQRVALARALVREPSLLLLDEPFAALDALTRLRMHELVLSLWTRHRPAVMMVTHDVDEAIALADRIVLLDRGRIAAQERIEAPRGERGQVARGLRSRLLSALGGQVSEGPLPAEIIALHAGGLA; encoded by the coding sequence ATGGATGCTCGACCGAACGGCTATTCCCGCGTCGCGCCGCCGCAATTCCCCGCCCCGCCGGTTGGTCCTGCGCCGGTTGTCCGCCTGCGCGATTTCACGCGCCGCTTCGGCGACAACACGATCATCTCCGGCCTCGACCTCGACATCGCGCCGGGCGAGTTCGTGACGCTGCTGGGCCGGTCGGGTTCGGGAAAGACCACGCTGCTGCGCACGCTTGCCGGGCTCGACCCGACGCCGGGCCAGGACGTGATCGTCCCGGATTCCCGCGCCGTCGTGTTCCAGGATGCCCGTCTGCTGCCGTGGAAGAAGGTCTGGCGCAATGTCGCGCTGGGGCTCCGGCAGGGCGACGTGCGGCAGCAAGCAGAGGACGCGCTGCGCGAAGTCGGTCTCGGGCACCGGCTGGACGCATGGCCGCTGACGCTATCCGGCGGCGAGGCGCAGCGGGTGGCGCTGGCCCGCGCGCTGGTGCGCGAACCGAGCCTGCTGTTGCTGGACGAACCCTTCGCCGCGCTCGACGCCCTGACGCGCCTGCGGATGCACGAACTCGTGCTCTCGCTCTGGACCCGGCACCGGCCGGCGGTGATGATGGTCACCCATGACGTGGACGAGGCGATCGCGCTGGCCGATCGCATCGTCCTGCTGGATCGGGGGCGCATCGCCGCGCAGGAGCGCATCGAGGCGCCGCGCGGCGAACGCGGGCAGGTCGCGCGGGGGCTGCGCAGCCGCCTGCTGAGCGCGCTGGGCGGACAGGTATCGGAAGGTCCTTTACCCGCCGAGATCATCGCGCTCCACGCCGGAGGCCTCGCATGA
- a CDS encoding ABC transporter permease — protein sequence MAISGRIPFSLKRSLSGARWLSPVLFLLAWEAGSRSGLIPERTLAAPSKVLSTLLGMAVSGELAANLWVSFLRIAIGLAIGVTIGVVLALVAGLSRQGEVAVDPLMQIKRTIPTLALTPLFIVWFGIGETPKIALIAFASIFPVYLNLYSGIRGVDLRLLEGARSFGLSRPELVWHVILPGALPSLLVGLRYSLSVAILVLVVAEQINASAGLGYLINNARDFMRTDIIVVCLMIYAVLGLAADALVRAVESRALVWRPSIVSQ from the coding sequence ATGGCCATTTCCGGCAGGATTCCATTTTCGCTGAAACGCTCGCTGTCAGGCGCACGCTGGCTTTCGCCGGTGCTGTTCCTGCTGGCCTGGGAGGCGGGATCGCGTTCCGGCCTCATTCCCGAGCGCACGCTGGCGGCGCCCTCGAAAGTGCTCTCCACCTTGCTTGGCATGGCGGTTTCGGGTGAACTTGCGGCAAATCTCTGGGTCTCGTTCCTGCGCATCGCCATCGGCCTTGCCATCGGCGTGACCATCGGCGTGGTGCTGGCGCTGGTCGCCGGGCTTTCGCGGCAGGGCGAAGTGGCGGTCGATCCGCTCATGCAGATCAAGCGCACGATCCCGACGCTGGCGCTGACTCCGCTGTTCATCGTGTGGTTCGGCATCGGCGAAACGCCGAAAATCGCGCTGATCGCCTTCGCCTCGATCTTTCCTGTCTACCTCAACCTCTACAGCGGCATTCGCGGGGTAGACCTGCGCCTGCTGGAAGGCGCGCGCAGCTTCGGGCTCAGCCGCCCCGAACTGGTCTGGCATGTCATCCTGCCCGGAGCCTTGCCTTCGCTGCTGGTGGGGCTGCGCTATTCGCTGTCGGTCGCGATCCTCGTGCTGGTCGTGGCGGAGCAGATCAACGCCTCGGCCGGGCTCGGCTATCTCATCAACAATGCCCGCGACTTCATGAGGACCGACATCATCGTCGTGTGCCTGATGATCTATGCGGTGCTGGGCCTCGCCGCCGATGCGCTGGTGCGGGCGGTGGAGAGCCGGGCACTCGTCTGGCGCCCGAGCATCGTTTCGCAATGA
- a CDS encoding LysR substrate-binding domain-containing protein, translating into MPVNLPTNLLRSFVAIVDTGSMLHASERVFVSQSALSLQIKRLEELLQQPLFHREGRRLTLTQSGDLMLDYARKVLNLHDEAVAAVTAGHFTGPARIGMVQDFAEMLLSGLLARFAELHPEAQLYSRVAGTAELLGQLERRQLDIVLGFAANNDPSAIASAPMAWYGKPELALQETVQLAVLEPPCRFREAAIRALEDAGRPYRISVETPNLTALRAAVDAGLGVTCRTHLFLREAPLEDSDLPELPNVSCILQTAPGLDGPTSQLAKLAREVVAAL; encoded by the coding sequence ATGCCCGTCAATCTTCCCACCAACCTCCTGCGCAGTTTCGTGGCGATCGTTGATACCGGCTCCATGCTTCATGCCTCCGAGCGGGTCTTCGTGAGCCAGTCCGCCCTGAGCCTCCAGATCAAGCGCCTGGAGGAACTGCTCCAGCAGCCCCTCTTCCACCGCGAGGGCCGCAGGCTGACGCTCACCCAGTCCGGCGACCTGATGCTGGATTACGCGCGCAAGGTGCTGAATCTCCATGACGAGGCCGTAGCCGCCGTCACTGCCGGGCACTTTACCGGGCCGGCACGCATCGGCATGGTGCAGGACTTCGCCGAAATGCTGCTGTCCGGCCTGCTGGCCCGTTTCGCGGAGCTCCACCCCGAAGCACAGCTTTATTCGCGCGTCGCGGGCACTGCCGAACTGCTCGGCCAGCTCGAACGCCGGCAGCTGGACATCGTGCTCGGCTTCGCGGCCAACAACGATCCCAGCGCGATCGCCAGCGCGCCGATGGCCTGGTACGGAAAGCCCGAACTGGCGTTGCAGGAAACCGTGCAGCTCGCCGTGCTCGAACCGCCGTGCCGCTTTCGCGAAGCGGCGATCCGGGCGCTGGAAGATGCCGGGCGGCCTTACCGGATCTCGGTCGAGACACCCAATCTCACCGCGCTGCGCGCTGCCGTCGATGCCGGATTGGGCGTGACCTGCCGAACGCACCTGTTCCTGCGCGAGGCTCCGCTGGAGGATTCGGACCTGCCCGAACTGCCCAACGTCTCGTGCATCCTCCAGACCGCGCCCGGGCTTGACGGGCCGACCAGCCAGCTCGCCAAACTGGCGCGCGAGGTCGTGGCGGCACTCTGA
- a CDS encoding peroxiredoxin-like family protein, giving the protein MSKSLKERFAELQAERDRTWSAEQLARNALQRSLLSERHDPAKLPRTGDEITPFTLIDQDGHELTRDSLLANGPAVLVFFRFGGCPACNIALPYYNETLWPELRARGIPLVAVSAQIPVDRAVIERHGLGFTVASDPGYALGRRLGVTFFPEEQPEVAPGESWIGATLGTLSYEIDQPAVLVLGQDARVLFFEASPDWLDRTDSAPILAALSNAPVTAA; this is encoded by the coding sequence ATGAGCAAGAGCCTCAAGGAGCGATTCGCCGAGCTTCAGGCGGAACGGGACCGGACGTGGAGCGCCGAGCAACTGGCCCGCAACGCCTTGCAGCGCAGCCTGCTTTCGGAGCGCCACGATCCCGCGAAACTGCCCAGGACGGGCGACGAAATCACACCTTTCACCCTGATAGATCAGGACGGGCACGAACTGACCCGCGACTCGCTGCTGGCCAATGGTCCCGCCGTGCTGGTGTTCTTCCGCTTCGGCGGGTGCCCGGCCTGCAACATCGCCCTGCCCTATTACAACGAGACGCTCTGGCCCGAACTTCGCGCGCGGGGCATTCCGCTTGTCGCGGTCAGCGCCCAGATTCCCGTGGACCGGGCGGTGATCGAACGCCACGGCCTGGGCTTCACCGTCGCCAGCGACCCCGGCTACGCACTCGGCCGCAGGCTTGGCGTGACCTTCTTCCCCGAGGAGCAGCCCGAAGTCGCCCCGGGCGAGAGCTGGATCGGCGCCACTCTGGGAACGCTGAGCTACGAGATCGACCAGCCCGCCGTACTGGTCCTGGGACAGGACGCCAGAGTCCTGTTCTTCGAAGCCAGCCCCGACTGGCTGGACCGTACCGACAGCGCCCCGATCCTTGCCGCCCTTTCCAACGCGCCGGTAACAGCCGCCTAG
- a CDS encoding sulfate ABC transporter substrate-binding protein has protein sequence MNAGTLNRRLFVTVAAVTVLAASLAGCSGGKSGNSVEITNVSYDPTRELYQAVNPAFAAYWKKKTGQDVTFRMSHGGSGKQSRAIIDGLEADVATLALAYDIDVIAEKAKLLPADWQKALPDNSSPYTSTIVFLVRKGNPKGIHDWNDLVKPGVQVITPNPKTSGGARWNFLAAWAYGRKAGGSDAAAETYVKRLFAQVPVLDSGARGATTTFVERGIGDVLLAWENEALLAEKKLGAGKFEIVVPSISILAEPPVAVIAANAKKHGTEEVSKAYLEYLYTPEAQVAIARNFYRPSDPKIAEQFANQFPKLNLTTIDEDFGGWGKAQKTFFADGGVFDRIYSKK, from the coding sequence ATGAATGCCGGAACCCTCAATCGCCGCCTGTTTGTTACCGTCGCCGCGGTGACGGTGCTGGCCGCCTCCCTTGCCGGCTGCTCGGGCGGGAAATCGGGCAATTCGGTCGAGATCACCAATGTCTCCTACGATCCGACCCGCGAACTCTACCAGGCCGTGAACCCGGCCTTCGCGGCTTACTGGAAGAAGAAGACCGGACAGGACGTGACCTTCCGCATGAGCCATGGCGGATCGGGCAAGCAGAGCCGCGCGATCATCGACGGCCTCGAAGCCGATGTCGCCACGCTGGCGCTGGCCTACGATATCGACGTGATCGCCGAGAAGGCCAAGCTGCTCCCGGCCGACTGGCAAAAGGCACTCCCGGACAACAGTTCGCCTTACACCTCGACCATCGTCTTCCTCGTGCGCAAGGGCAATCCCAAGGGCATTCATGACTGGAACGACCTGGTGAAGCCCGGCGTGCAGGTCATCACCCCCAACCCGAAGACCAGCGGCGGCGCCCGCTGGAACTTCCTCGCTGCCTGGGCCTATGGCCGCAAGGCCGGCGGATCGGACGCTGCCGCCGAAACTTACGTGAAGCGCCTCTTCGCGCAGGTTCCCGTGCTCGACAGCGGCGCGCGCGGCGCGACGACCACTTTCGTCGAACGCGGCATCGGCGACGTGCTGCTCGCCTGGGAGAACGAAGCCCTGCTGGCCGAGAAGAAGCTGGGCGCCGGAAAGTTCGAGATCGTGGTGCCTTCCATCTCGATCCTCGCGGAACCGCCGGTCGCCGTGATCGCGGCGAACGCGAAGAAGCATGGCACCGAGGAAGTTTCCAAGGCCTATCTCGAATATCTCTACACACCGGAGGCGCAAGTCGCGATCGCGCGCAATTTCTACAGGCCCAGCGATCCCAAGATCGCCGAACAGTTCGCCAACCAGTTCCCCAAGCTGAACCTCACCACCATCGACGAGGATTTCGGCGGCTGGGGCAAGGCGCAGAAGACCTTCTTCGCTGACGGCGGCGTGTTCGACCGCATCTACTCCAAGAAGTAA
- the cysT gene encoding sulfate ABC transporter permease subunit CysT produces the protein MPSMTTRKPRWRAPSVLPGFGLTFGFSLAWLSLIVLIPLSTLFLKSAGMGWQAFVDVGFSERALTAYRLSFGTAIAAALVNAVFGLLVAWVLVRYEFPGKRVISALVDLPFALPTAVAGIALTALYAPSGWVGQYLDPLGIKVAFTPIGITVALVFIGLPFVVRSVEPVLADLGKDVEEAAATLGANRAQTFARVIFPAILPALFTGFALSFARGVGEYGSVIFISGNMPGRTEIAPLLIVTQLEQYNYDGATAIAMVMMLVSFAVLFTLNALQSIRRRRLGA, from the coding sequence ATGCCATCCATGACGACGCGCAAGCCCCGATGGCGTGCGCCCTCCGTTCTGCCGGGCTTCGGGCTGACCTTCGGGTTCAGCCTGGCCTGGCTGTCCCTGATCGTGCTGATCCCGCTGTCCACCCTGTTCCTCAAGTCTGCCGGCATGGGCTGGCAGGCTTTTGTGGACGTGGGCTTTTCCGAACGCGCCCTCACCGCCTATCGCCTGAGCTTCGGCACCGCCATCGCCGCCGCGCTGGTCAACGCGGTGTTCGGCCTGCTCGTCGCCTGGGTTCTCGTGCGCTACGAATTTCCCGGAAAGCGCGTGATTTCCGCGCTGGTTGACCTGCCCTTCGCGCTTCCCACCGCCGTTGCCGGCATCGCCCTCACCGCGCTTTACGCGCCGAGCGGCTGGGTCGGGCAATATCTCGATCCCCTTGGAATCAAGGTTGCCTTCACGCCGATCGGCATCACCGTGGCGCTGGTCTTCATCGGCCTGCCCTTCGTGGTGCGCTCGGTCGAACCGGTCCTTGCCGATCTCGGCAAGGACGTGGAGGAAGCCGCCGCAACGCTTGGCGCCAACCGTGCGCAGACGTTCGCACGGGTCATCTTCCCGGCGATCCTGCCCGCGCTGTTCACCGGCTTCGCGCTGTCCTTCGCACGCGGCGTGGGCGAATACGGCTCGGTGATCTTCATCTCGGGCAACATGCCCGGCCGCACGGAGATCGCGCCGCTGCTGATCGTCACCCAGCTCGAACAATACAATTACGACGGCGCCACCGCCATCGCGATGGTCATGATGCTGGTGTCCTTCGCGGTGCTGTTTACGCTCAACGCCCTCCAGTCCATCCGCCGCAGGAGGCTTGGCGCATGA
- the cysW gene encoding sulfate ABC transporter permease subunit CysW — MTRKTRRITPGTESRTAQVLLILIALAFLAFFLMLPLVAVFSEALKQGIAPFLDAVSNPDALSAIKLTLIIAAISVPLNMVFGLAASWAITKFSFPGKNLLLTLIDLPFSVSPVVSGLIFVLLFGAQGLLGPWLSAHGLKIIFAVPGIILATVFITFPFVARELIPLMMEQGKDDEEAALSLGANGWQTFWHVTLPNIRWGLLYGVLLCNARAMGEFGAVSVVSGHIRGETNTMPLHVEILYNEYDFVGAFAVASLLAALALVTLVLKTVLEWRFDLHSGARH; from the coding sequence ATGACCCGGAAAACGCGCCGGATCACCCCCGGAACCGAAAGCAGGACCGCGCAAGTACTGCTGATCCTCATCGCGCTCGCCTTTCTGGCGTTCTTCCTGATGCTGCCGCTGGTCGCGGTTTTCAGCGAAGCCCTGAAGCAGGGGATCGCGCCCTTCCTGGACGCCGTGTCCAACCCCGACGCGCTGTCCGCGATCAAGCTCACGCTGATCATCGCCGCGATCAGCGTGCCGCTCAACATGGTCTTCGGCCTCGCCGCAAGCTGGGCCATCACCAAGTTCAGCTTCCCCGGCAAGAATCTGCTGCTCACCCTGATCGACCTGCCGTTTTCCGTCTCCCCGGTGGTTTCGGGCCTGATCTTCGTGCTTTTGTTCGGAGCGCAGGGCCTGCTGGGACCATGGCTTTCCGCCCACGGCCTGAAGATCATCTTCGCGGTGCCCGGCATCATCCTAGCCACCGTCTTCATCACTTTCCCCTTCGTCGCCCGCGAACTGATCCCGCTGATGATGGAACAGGGCAAGGATGACGAGGAAGCCGCGCTTTCGCTGGGCGCCAATGGCTGGCAGACCTTCTGGCACGTCACCCTGCCGAACATCCGCTGGGGCCTGCTCTACGGCGTACTGCTGTGCAACGCGCGCGCCATGGGCGAATTCGGCGCCGTCTCGGTCGTCTCGGGGCACATCCGGGGCGAGACCAACACCATGCCGCTGCATGTCGAGATACTCTACAACGAATACGACTTCGTCGGAGCCTTCGCCGTGGCCTCGCTGCTGGCTGCGCTCGCGCTCGTCACGCTGGTCCTCAAGACCGTGCTCGAATGGCGCTTCGACCTTCACTCGGGAGCAAGGCATTGA